Proteins encoded by one window of Bauldia sp.:
- a CDS encoding septum formation initiator family protein, with product MITRQRKKSVLRRLLMPLAAVGFLSYFGYHAFNGAFGIWAMDRLVADAAQLTVTRDQLVAERTTLERQVASVRPSSLDADVIDLEARHALNVMRPDEVVVDLGAAQQNAR from the coding sequence ATGATCACCCGCCAGCGTAAGAAGTCCGTTCTCCGCCGCCTGCTGATGCCGCTCGCGGCCGTCGGGTTCCTGTCGTATTTCGGGTATCACGCCTTCAACGGGGCGTTCGGCATATGGGCGATGGACCGGCTGGTGGCCGACGCCGCTCAACTCACCGTTACCCGCGACCAGCTTGTAGCCGAGCGTACGACGCTGGAGCGGCAGGTGGCGAGCGTGCGGCCGTCGAGCCTGGACGCCGACGTGATCGACCTTGAGGCGCGGCACGCGCTCAACGTCATGCGGCCGGATGAGGTCGTGGTCGATTTGGGTGCGGCGCAGCAAAACGCGCGTTAG